A genomic window from Scomber scombrus chromosome 18, fScoSco1.1, whole genome shotgun sequence includes:
- the LOC133999854 gene encoding ras-related protein Rab-37-like: MSTRKASLTDKQTTNGTSKYVLERCASINEYYDISFKVMLLGDSAVGKTCVLVRFKDGAFLGGNFIATVGIDFRNKVVDVDNLKVKLQIWDTAGQERFRSVTHAYYRDAQALLLLYDITSKMSFDNIRAWLTEIHEYAQKDVVIMLLGNKSDMAAERVVKTEDGEKLAKEYGVPFMETSAKTGVNVELAFLAIARELKHRATQQPSEPKFKIHDYIESQKHKSGCCGM, from the exons ATGTCCACAAGGAAGGCATCGTTGACGGACAAGCAGACTACAAACGGCACGTCAAAATATGTGTTGGAGAGATGCGCTTCTATTAACGAGTATTATGATATTTCCTTCAAG GTGATGCTGCTGGGAGACTCGGCCGTGGGGAAGACGTGCGTCTTGGTGCGCTTTAAAGATGGGGCCTTTCTGGGAGGCAACTTTATAGCCACCGTTGGAATAGACTTTAGG AATAAAGTGGTGGATGTGGACAACCTAAAAGTCAAACTCCAG ATCTGGGATACAGCTGGCCAAGAGAGATTCCGCAGCGTAACGCATGCCTACTATAGAGATGCCCAGG CATTACTTCTGCTTTATGATATCACCAGCAAGATGTCATTTGACAATATCAGG gCTTGGCTGACAGAAATACACGAGTATGCCCAGAAGGATGTGGTCATCATGTTGCTCGGCAACAAG TCAGACATGGCTGCAGAGAGGGTCGTGAAGacagaggatggagagaagCTGGCGAAG GAATACGGAGTGCCATTTATGGAGACCAGCGCAAAGACAGGAGTCAATGTGGAGCTGGCCTTTCTCGCCATAGCTAG GGAGCTGAAGCACAGAGCGACACAGCAGCCGAGTGAGCCCAAGTTCAAGATACACGACTACATCGAGTCTCAGAAGCACAAGTCTGGCTGCTGTGGCATGTAG
- the xylt2 gene encoding xylosyltransferase 2 isoform X2, with product MVASARVQKLLRRYKLAIAAALTILLIQGLVVWSLRSLEEGEAERKTRRSKLPDHNSQDPKRDAVLWEKQKRNQGRWSSRLERTGGTAASALRRATSRRGGKPSNRLKAPQERGMTGLEGVVPHDPSSSRNFSEIRGGTEGAAKLPAAAMPGEPGSVDGAHQAPSSDFVPKCDIIGKDALSALHRAGSQQCRQEIANIVCQHQAGQLMPDTLPQFCPQLGVSNPVQAVGELDNSLSKVENPVRVAFVLMVHGRAVRQLKRLMKAIYHRDHYYYIHVDKRSSYMHREVLQIAQQYPNIRATPWRMVTIWGGASLLKAYLRSMQDLLSMLDWKWDFFINLSATDFPTRTNDELVAFLSQHRNKNFLKSHGRENARFIKKQGLDRLFHECDIHMWRLGERSIPEGLEVSGGSDWFALTRRFVEYVINSQDDLVSGLKQFYSYALLPAESFFHTVLGNSHMCDSLVDNNLRVTNWNRKLGCKCQYKHIVDWCGCSPNDFKPQDLIRIQQLTRPTFFARKFESTVNQEAIEILDTHLYGQYAPGTIAIKAYWESLFEQSDGVGSLSDVALTAYTSFFRLGLKSLVTTQSNMESCRFEPVGFPLSVHVYFYDDRFQGYLVRQEVQAVGSKVKETVEMWAVPQATLVLEKNLKEFERLKSLEIGTEWDPKERIFRNFGGVVGPLDEPLAVQKWARGPNLTATIVWIDPALVVAASYDITVDLDAEYTQYKPPLQRPLRPGSWTVRVLKQWERVAEVHFLVMPLTFKDKEPLRIEDSWLHAGPPGNLYLEQSFQQMSTVLKLPPQEPAMQAAQRNAQLVGQALDEWVDSGVAAFWVIGNLCTTQTSSCPALAACSKTSWSSLSPDPKSEMGPVKSDGRIR from the exons ATGGTGGCCAGCGCTCGAGTACAGAAGCTCCTCCGACGATATAAACTCGCGATTGCCGCCGCATTAACCATCCTCCTGATCCAAGGGCTTGTAGTATGGAGTCTGAGAAGTCTGGAAGAGGGCGAGGCAGAG AGGAAAACGAGACGGTCTAAGCTGCCTGACCACAACAGCCAGGACCCAAAGAGAGACGCTGTACTTTGGGAGAAACAAAAGAGGAACCAGGGCAGATGGAGCTCCAGGTTGGAGAGGACAGGGGGCACAGCAGCCAGCGCGCTGAGGAGAGCAACCAGTCGCAGAGGAGGGaagcccagcaacaggctgaaGGCTCCCCAAGAGCGAGGGATGACGGGATTGGAAGGTGTAGTCCCTCATGACCCCTCCAGCAGCCGAAACTTCAGTGAAATCAGAGGTGGCACAGAGGGGGCGGCCAAGTTACCTGCTGCTGCCATGCCAGGGGAGCCAGGCAGCGTGGATGGGGCGCACCAAGCCCCCAGCAGCGACTTTGTGCCTAAATGTGATATCATAGGCAAGGACGCGCTGTCTGCCCTCCATCGCGCTGGATCACAGCAGTGCCGGCAGGAGATCGCCAACATTGTCTGCCAGCATCAGGCTGGGCAGCTCATGCCAGACACACTTCCACAGTTCTGTCCCCAGCTTG GTGTATCAAATCCGGTCCAGGCTGTGGGTGAGCTGGACAACAGCCTGTCCAAGGTGGAGAACCCTGTCAGGGTGGCTTTTGTTCTGATGGTCCACGGTCGAGCTGTACGGCAGCTCAAGCGCCTCATGAAAGCCATATACCACCGTGACCACTACTATTACATTCATGTGGACAAG CGGTCCAGCTACATGCATCGGGAGGTCCTGCAGATCGCCCAGCAGTACCCAAACATACGAGCCACGCCTTGGCGGATGGTCACCATCTGGGGTGGTGCGAGCCTACTGAAGGCTTACCTACGCAGCATGCAGGACCTGCTCTCCATGCTGGACTGGAAGTGGGATTTTTTCATCAATCTCAGTGCCACAGACTTCCCCACCAG GACTAATGATGAACTGGTGGCGTTCCTGTCGCAGCACAGAAACAAGAACTTCCTCAAGTCCCACGGCAGAGAGAATGCACG GTTTATTAAGAAGCAGGGCCTTGACCGTCTCTTCCATGAGTGCGACATCCACATGTGGCGTCTTGGCGAACGCAGCATCCCCGAAGGCCTGGAGGTTTCCGGCGGCTCCGATTGGTTCGCGCTCACTCGTCGCTTTGTGGAGTACGTCATCAACTCCCAGGATGACCTGGTGTCAGGGCTGAAGCAGTTCTATTCCTACGCGCTGCTCCCCGCTGAG TCCTTCTTCCACACGGTGCTCgggaacagtcacatgtgcGACAGCCTGGTGGACAATAACCTGCGTGTCACCAACTGGAACCGTAAGCTGGGCTGTAAATGCCAGTACAAGCACATTGTCGACTGGTGCGGCTGCTCACCCAATGACTTCAAACCCCAAGACCTCATCAGGATCCAG CAATTGACCCGTCCAACATTTTTTGCCCGCAAGTTTGAGTCAACTGTGAACCAAGAGGCCATAGAAATCCTTGACACTCACCTCTATGGACAGTACGCTCCGGGCACCATCGCCATTAAGGCATACTGGGAGAGCCTGTTCGAGCAGTCGGACGGTGTCGGCTCACTCAGTGACGTGGCTCTCACTGCTTACACTTCTTTCTTTCGCCTTGGTCTGAAGAGTCTGGTGACAACTCAGAGCAACATGGAGTCCTGCAG GTTTGAACCAGTAGGCTTCCCTCTATCAGTACACGTGTACTTCTATGACGACCGTTTTCAAGGGTACCTGGTGCGTCAGGAAGTCCAGGCTGTGGGATCAAAGGTCAAGGAGACAGTAGAGATGTGGGCAGTGCCCCAAGCCACCCTCGTACTTGAGAAGAACCTTAAGGAGTTTGAAAGGCTCAAGAGCCTGGAG ATTGGCACAGAGTGGGATCCTAAGGAAAGAATCTTTCGTAACTTTGGTGGGGTCGTCGGTCCTTTGGATGAACCACTGGCAGTCCAGAAGTGGGCTCGTGGGCCCAACCTCACAGCCACTATAGTGTGGATTGACCCGGCtctggtggtggcagcatcgtaCGACATCACCGTGGATCTAGACGCAGAGTATACCCAGTACAAACCTCCACTGCAGCGCCCCCTGCGGCCTGGCAGCTGGACTGTACGGGTGTTAAAACAGTGGGAACGTGTGGCAGAAGTTCATTTTCTTGTCATGCCCTTAACCTTCAAAGATAAGGAGCCACTACGGATAG AGGACAGCTGGCTCCACGCAGGTCCTCCAGGTAACCTGTACCTGGAGCAGAGCTTTCAACAGATGAGCACCGTGCTGAAGCTGCCTCCCCAGGAGCCGGCCATGCAGGCAGCCCAGCGTAATGCCCAGCTGGTGGGCCAGGCCCTTGATGAGTGGGTGGACAGCGGTGTGGCGGCCTTCTGGGTCATAGGCAACCTGTGTACCACACAGACTTCATCCTGTCCAGCATTGGCAGCATGCTCCAAAACATCCTGGAGCTCCCTGTCACCAGACCCCAAGTCTGAAATGGGCCCAGTCAAAAGTGACGGGCGAATCAGGTAG
- the xylt2 gene encoding xylosyltransferase 2 isoform X1 — translation MVASARVQKLLRRYKLAIAAALTILLIQGLVVWSLRSLEEGEAERKTRRSKLPDHNSQDPKRDAVLWEKQKRNQGRWSSRLERTGGTAASALRRATSRRGGKPSNRLKAPQERGMTGLEGVVPHDPSSSRNFSEIRGGTEGAAKLPAAAMPGEPGSVDGAHQAPSSDFVPKCDIIGKDALSALHRAGSQQCRQEIANIVCQHQAGQLMPDTLPQFCPQLGVSNPVQAVGELDNSLSKVENPVRVAFVLMVHGRAVRQLKRLMKAIYHRDHYYYIHVDKRSSYMHREVLQIAQQYPNIRATPWRMVTIWGGASLLKAYLRSMQDLLSMLDWKWDFFINLSATDFPTRTNDELVAFLSQHRNKNFLKSHGRENARFIKKQGLDRLFHECDIHMWRLGERSIPEGLEVSGGSDWFALTRRFVEYVINSQDDLVSGLKQFYSYALLPAESFFHTVLGNSHMCDSLVDNNLRVTNWNRKLGCKCQYKHIVDWCGCSPNDFKPQDLIRIQQLTRPTFFARKFESTVNQEAIEILDTHLYGQYAPGTIAIKAYWESLFEQSDGVGSLSDVALTAYTSFFRLGLKSLVTTQSNMESCRFEPVGFPLSVHVYFYDDRFQGYLVRQEVQAVGSKVKETVEMWAVPQATLVLEKNLKEFERLKSLEIGTEWDPKERIFRNFGGVVGPLDEPLAVQKWARGPNLTATIVWIDPALVVAASYDITVDLDAEYTQYKPPLQRPLRPGSWTVRVLKQWERVAEVHFLVMPLTFKDKEPLRIEEDSWLHAGPPGNLYLEQSFQQMSTVLKLPPQEPAMQAAQRNAQLVGQALDEWVDSGVAAFWVIGNLCTTQTSSCPALAACSKTSWSSLSPDPKSEMGPVKSDGRIR, via the exons ATGGTGGCCAGCGCTCGAGTACAGAAGCTCCTCCGACGATATAAACTCGCGATTGCCGCCGCATTAACCATCCTCCTGATCCAAGGGCTTGTAGTATGGAGTCTGAGAAGTCTGGAAGAGGGCGAGGCAGAG AGGAAAACGAGACGGTCTAAGCTGCCTGACCACAACAGCCAGGACCCAAAGAGAGACGCTGTACTTTGGGAGAAACAAAAGAGGAACCAGGGCAGATGGAGCTCCAGGTTGGAGAGGACAGGGGGCACAGCAGCCAGCGCGCTGAGGAGAGCAACCAGTCGCAGAGGAGGGaagcccagcaacaggctgaaGGCTCCCCAAGAGCGAGGGATGACGGGATTGGAAGGTGTAGTCCCTCATGACCCCTCCAGCAGCCGAAACTTCAGTGAAATCAGAGGTGGCACAGAGGGGGCGGCCAAGTTACCTGCTGCTGCCATGCCAGGGGAGCCAGGCAGCGTGGATGGGGCGCACCAAGCCCCCAGCAGCGACTTTGTGCCTAAATGTGATATCATAGGCAAGGACGCGCTGTCTGCCCTCCATCGCGCTGGATCACAGCAGTGCCGGCAGGAGATCGCCAACATTGTCTGCCAGCATCAGGCTGGGCAGCTCATGCCAGACACACTTCCACAGTTCTGTCCCCAGCTTG GTGTATCAAATCCGGTCCAGGCTGTGGGTGAGCTGGACAACAGCCTGTCCAAGGTGGAGAACCCTGTCAGGGTGGCTTTTGTTCTGATGGTCCACGGTCGAGCTGTACGGCAGCTCAAGCGCCTCATGAAAGCCATATACCACCGTGACCACTACTATTACATTCATGTGGACAAG CGGTCCAGCTACATGCATCGGGAGGTCCTGCAGATCGCCCAGCAGTACCCAAACATACGAGCCACGCCTTGGCGGATGGTCACCATCTGGGGTGGTGCGAGCCTACTGAAGGCTTACCTACGCAGCATGCAGGACCTGCTCTCCATGCTGGACTGGAAGTGGGATTTTTTCATCAATCTCAGTGCCACAGACTTCCCCACCAG GACTAATGATGAACTGGTGGCGTTCCTGTCGCAGCACAGAAACAAGAACTTCCTCAAGTCCCACGGCAGAGAGAATGCACG GTTTATTAAGAAGCAGGGCCTTGACCGTCTCTTCCATGAGTGCGACATCCACATGTGGCGTCTTGGCGAACGCAGCATCCCCGAAGGCCTGGAGGTTTCCGGCGGCTCCGATTGGTTCGCGCTCACTCGTCGCTTTGTGGAGTACGTCATCAACTCCCAGGATGACCTGGTGTCAGGGCTGAAGCAGTTCTATTCCTACGCGCTGCTCCCCGCTGAG TCCTTCTTCCACACGGTGCTCgggaacagtcacatgtgcGACAGCCTGGTGGACAATAACCTGCGTGTCACCAACTGGAACCGTAAGCTGGGCTGTAAATGCCAGTACAAGCACATTGTCGACTGGTGCGGCTGCTCACCCAATGACTTCAAACCCCAAGACCTCATCAGGATCCAG CAATTGACCCGTCCAACATTTTTTGCCCGCAAGTTTGAGTCAACTGTGAACCAAGAGGCCATAGAAATCCTTGACACTCACCTCTATGGACAGTACGCTCCGGGCACCATCGCCATTAAGGCATACTGGGAGAGCCTGTTCGAGCAGTCGGACGGTGTCGGCTCACTCAGTGACGTGGCTCTCACTGCTTACACTTCTTTCTTTCGCCTTGGTCTGAAGAGTCTGGTGACAACTCAGAGCAACATGGAGTCCTGCAG GTTTGAACCAGTAGGCTTCCCTCTATCAGTACACGTGTACTTCTATGACGACCGTTTTCAAGGGTACCTGGTGCGTCAGGAAGTCCAGGCTGTGGGATCAAAGGTCAAGGAGACAGTAGAGATGTGGGCAGTGCCCCAAGCCACCCTCGTACTTGAGAAGAACCTTAAGGAGTTTGAAAGGCTCAAGAGCCTGGAG ATTGGCACAGAGTGGGATCCTAAGGAAAGAATCTTTCGTAACTTTGGTGGGGTCGTCGGTCCTTTGGATGAACCACTGGCAGTCCAGAAGTGGGCTCGTGGGCCCAACCTCACAGCCACTATAGTGTGGATTGACCCGGCtctggtggtggcagcatcgtaCGACATCACCGTGGATCTAGACGCAGAGTATACCCAGTACAAACCTCCACTGCAGCGCCCCCTGCGGCCTGGCAGCTGGACTGTACGGGTGTTAAAACAGTGGGAACGTGTGGCAGAAGTTCATTTTCTTGTCATGCCCTTAACCTTCAAAGATAAGGAGCCACTACGGATAG AAGAGGACAGCTGGCTCCACGCAGGTCCTCCAGGTAACCTGTACCTGGAGCAGAGCTTTCAACAGATGAGCACCGTGCTGAAGCTGCCTCCCCAGGAGCCGGCCATGCAGGCAGCCCAGCGTAATGCCCAGCTGGTGGGCCAGGCCCTTGATGAGTGGGTGGACAGCGGTGTGGCGGCCTTCTGGGTCATAGGCAACCTGTGTACCACACAGACTTCATCCTGTCCAGCATTGGCAGCATGCTCCAAAACATCCTGGAGCTCCCTGTCACCAGACCCCAAGTCTGAAATGGGCCCAGTCAAAAGTGACGGGCGAATCAGGTAG